The sequence GATATTCTGGGGCGGGTTCTGGAGCTGTAAGCCGTTGTTCGTCATCGATTCGCTTCCGAAAGCCAGTGAAATTGCCGTTCGGTGAGCTGATAATGCCGAGGCTGCCGTTTGAGAGCCACCAGAACGGAGTCATTGCGAATTTTTCCCCGCAACTGAATGTGATTGGAGTCGGGCACGGTGTATTGCATCGAGAAAAGGGTGGTCGTATCAGCCGCATTTTTTTTGAAGGCAATGGTATGAGCCAGCGAATCGAGCTCGTAGCTAAAATAGCCCCGACGATACCGTTGCCGGAATAGCGTATCCGCCGTTTGAATACTCCCCGAATTGGTCGCTTCAAAAACGACATCTTTCCAGCGTAAACTATCGGCAACACTGCCCTGAAATTGGTCGACCGTAAAAAAGCCAGTAGCTAGTTTGTTGGTGGTATGCATTTCTTTCGAGGCTAACCAACGCTGGTACGATCTAGCTATAGGCCATACTAAAAACAGGCCGACGAACGCAATTTTCAGAACAACCTGCGCTGTACGCATCCATTTTTTAGGCATCGTAAAAAGGAATGCAGGCTGCGTTGGCTTGTTGAATATGAAGAAATTAAGCAGCCGCTGGGCATCGCTTACCAAGAGAAAATTGCTGAACACAAACAGATGAATAGAAAACAGCTTGACGGGAATGTCGTAGCAGAGGTTCATCATCATGACATTGAGAAATACACTTGCAGCCACAAGCGCTCCCAGGGTGCTGGTACGGCGAAACAGCAATAATACTCCGGCCAATACCTCCACGGCTCCCGAAAAAAACTGGTATGGTGTCGAATAGCCAATGAAATACCAGGAGAATCGCATTGGCAATAGGTCGCCCAGTGGCGTAGCTAATGCACTTAACGAGGGAAATATCATTTGCAACCCAAACAGCTTGATGATACCGTAGCTCAATGACATCATGGCGACGAAATACCGAACCAGCACCAGAAGCCAGTAGTAAGCTGTATTATAGCTTGTCCGTCTATCGAAAAGTGTCCAGCCGGCTGCACCCACAACGGCCACCCCCGTAAAAAAACACAACTGAGCATATGCATACGACGTATCTCCGCTGCCATTCAGCGGCACCAGCACGTCCTTTATGTGAAAGATGTACTGGTTGGCAAGCGTCACAAGCCAGGTTTCGGCTTTACCATAATAGTCACCGATCAGACTCAGAATGGGTATATCGCCGAGCCACGTCCAGGGTGTTATGTACAACAGCAGATAAATACAGCAAAAGCGAAACAATACCTTACGCCACCAAGACCATTGGTCGGCAGGATGAATAGCAGCAGCGGACATAACTGAAAGAGTTGGTTTCGAGAAGGTTATAGTGTGACTATACCCAAATATAATGAAAGCCTCCAATTAGCCTCGTATCAATTTATGTGCTTTCAAAAATGCATAGGTCATCACTTCTTTTTCCGGATTGAGTACAATCTGTTTCTGCACGGCACAGATAAACAGCTCGTGGTCACCAGCATCTGTGCTATGCAACACGTGGCACTGCGCATACCCAATTGCTTCTGTCAGGTACGGGCAGCCGCGTTCATCAAGGGTATAGGGTAAATTTTTAAACTTGTCTCTATAGATTCCATTCGCGACCCGCCCCGATTGCTGCCCAAGCGTTCGAATCAGTCGGCTTTGGTCCGTCGCGAGCAGATTCACATTGAGAATACCACTTTCACGCACAAGCTCAATAGTGTAATCGACCCTATAGAGGGCAATGGCCAGCACCCTCATTTTCATGTCGGTTTGCATGAGCCAGGTAACAATATTGGCATTATAGCGCTGGTCTGTCGTACCAATTCCAACAGCGGTCGTGATACTATGAACATCGTAATTTTTGTATTTCAATAACCGTTTCGGCATAAGATTGACAAGGAGTCGTTAAGAGAAGTGATTAAATTTGTAGCGAACGTAGGCTTTTGTTCTGCTGTTCTAATGACAAACGTGGTTAATAGTGAGTAAAGAAATAAGCGCTTATTGCTCTTTCATTCTTTTGCTCTTCACTCTTTACGTCAATGAAATCGTTCGACATTCCCGACTATTACCGTAGCAACATTATTACTCCTCTGAAAGAATTTCGACGGAAACGGGATAAACTAAAACGGGATTTTACACCTACCCTTCTCGATTTCGGCCCGGTTCGGTTTTTAATTGCTCGGCACTTTGGTTTTTGCTATGGCGTCGAAAATGCCGTTGAAATTGCCTACAAAGCGATTGGAGAAAACGCAGGTAAGCGTATATTCCTGCTTAGCGAAATGATTCATAACCCCGATGTGAATGCCGACCTGCAGGACCGGGGTGTTCGTTTTATTATGGACACAAAGGGCGGCCAACTCATTCCTTGGTCTGAACTAACGCCCGACGATGTTGTCATTATACCAGCATTTGGAACAACGCTGGAAACCCAAAACCAGCTGGCATCAATTGGGCTGGATGTTGAAAAATACGATACGACCTGCCCTTTTGTCGAAAAAGTCTGGAATAAGGCTGGGCAAATTGGCCAGAAAAACTACACCATTATCGTTCACGGCAAGCCGAACCACGAAGAAACCCGGGCTACTTTTTCTCACAGCAAAGAATCTGGCCCAACCGTGGTAGTAAAAGACATGGAGCAGACAAAACGCCTGGTCAGATACATAACCGGCGAGTCGCCTGCC comes from Spirosoma aureum and encodes:
- a CDS encoding 4-hydroxy-3-methylbut-2-enyl diphosphate reductase, whose product is MKSFDIPDYYRSNIITPLKEFRRKRDKLKRDFTPTLLDFGPVRFLIARHFGFCYGVENAVEIAYKAIGENAGKRIFLLSEMIHNPDVNADLQDRGVRFIMDTKGGQLIPWSELTPDDVVIIPAFGTTLETQNQLASIGLDVEKYDTTCPFVEKVWNKAGQIGQKNYTIIVHGKPNHEETRATFSHSKESGPTVVVKDMEQTKRLVRYITGESPAEQFYTEFAGQYSNGFDPTRDLQRIGVVNQTTMLASDTQGIADYLKQVMSQKHNLGETASADQIDPYFANTRDTLCYATNDNQDATYALLTYPADLSIVAGGYNSSNTSHIVELCEEKLPTYFIESEQKILSNNLIRHYNSHTRQEVVTENFLPRLNEAASEPVTILLTCGASCPDATVEGILLKLASFFPGARSIDDVMASVMQSS
- a CDS encoding flavin reductase family protein; the encoded protein is MPKRLLKYKNYDVHSITTAVGIGTTDQRYNANIVTWLMQTDMKMRVLAIALYRVDYTIELVRESGILNVNLLATDQSRLIRTLGQQSGRVANGIYRDKFKNLPYTLDERGCPYLTEAIGYAQCHVLHSTDAGDHELFICAVQKQIVLNPEKEVMTYAFLKAHKLIRG